The genomic stretch CTTCCGCCGCTGCCTTGCGCAGGGTCGAATGGATGCGGGCGTTGGCATATTGGACGTAGAAGACCGGATTGTCCTTCGACGCTTCGACCACCTTGGCGAAATCGAAATCCATCTGGGCTTCGGGCTTGCGGGTCAGCATGGTGAAACGCACGACATCCTTGCCGACTTCTTCGACCATATCCGCGATGGTGACGAAATTGCCCGAACGCTTGGACATTTTCACCGGTTCGCCGCCGCGCAGCAGCTGGACCATCTGGACCAGTTTCACGTCGAAGGGGATCGGCTTGCCGCTACCTTCGGAAAGGGCGGCGACCGCTGCCTTGATGCGCTTTACCGTACCCGCGTGATCGGCACCCCAGATGTCGATCAGCTCGTCGGCATCCTCCGCCTTCTGCATGTGATAGGCGAGATCGGCCCCGAAATAGGTCCACTTGCCGTCGGACTTCCTGATCGGGCGATCTTGGTCGTCGCCGAACTTGGTCGAGCGGAACAGCGGCAGCTCTACCGGTTCCCAGTCATCCACGACCTTGCCCTTGGGTTGTTCGAGAACGCCGTCATAGACGAGGTCGTGCTGGCGCAGCCATGCCTCCGCCTGTTCGGGCTTCCCTGCCGCCTGCAGCGCTGCTTCGGATGAGAAAACATCGTGACGGATGCCGAGCAGGGCGAGGTCGTCGCGGATCTGGTCCATCATGGCATCGACAGCCTCGGCCTTGAACAGGGCGAGCCATTCGCTCTCGTCCTTGCCGACATATTTGTCGCCAAAATTGTCCGCCAGTCGCTGTCCCACGGCGACCAGATAGTCGCCCGGATACATCCCTTCAGGAATTTCGCCGATCTCTTCGCCCAGCGCTTCGCGGTAGCGCAGATGCGCCGAGCGTGCGAGCGTATCGACCTGGCTCCCGGCATCGTTGACGTAATATTCGCGGATCACCTTGTGCCCGGCAAATCCGAGCAGGCTGGCGAGCGCGTCACCTACGACTGCGCCGCGGCAGTGCCCCATGTGCATCGGCCCGGTCGGATTGGCCGAGACATATTCGACATTGACGCTCCGCCCTTCGCCCATGGACGAGCTGCCGTAAGCGTCGCCGCTCGAAGCAATCGCGCCCAGTTCGGCGAGCCATGAAGCAGGGTCAAGGCGAAGGTTGATGAAGCCGGGCCCGGCGATCTCTGCGCTCGTGACGCTTGGATCCGCCGACAGCTTTTCAACGATCTTGCCCGCAAGTTCGCGCGGATTGGTCTTCGCCTGCTTGGCCAGGACCATGGCTGCGTTGGTCGCAAGGTCGCCATGGCTTGGGTCGCGCGGCGGTTCGACGGTCACATTGGCATGGGACGTCCCGGCCGGAAGCGCGCCCTCTGTCTCGAGAGCGGCCAGAACGGCAGCGATCTTTTCGCCATAGGCGGCATAGATGGTTTGCGTTTTCGACATAGGCGCGCGCCTAGCCGAATTGGGCAGAATCGCAAGCGCGGATACCCGCGCTCACACCCCCTGCGATCACCGGGTGGCGTTGTATGCCAGTTGCGATTGGTCGAGCTGGAAACCGACCAGCAGTTCGAACGATGCACGGCGCAGGGCTTCACGCACTTCGGTATCGGCCAGCGGGTCGAGCGCGGCATCGATATCGCCTGCCTTGCGCTTGCGGGTGATCCGCTCGCGGATTTCCGCGGGCAAGGTGGCTTCTGCGCGATTGATGAAGGCGCCTGCCTGCGCGCTGGCCTGGGCCCGTTCCTGACCGTCTGCAAAGGTCAGGGTGACATTGCCGACGCGCTTGCTTTGCACAGCGGTGCCGCCGCGCACGACTGTCGAGAAGTAAGGGAGGGTCACGGTGCGGGCACCGCGAGTGTCGGTGCGGCGAGCAAGCACATCGAAGGTGGCATTCGCATAGACGCGCTCGCTCGATTCGTCGCAGGTCTCGCGCAGGTTCGTGATCGTCGCAGTGACGTCCATATTCGCCGCGCTGCGATCACCGGCAGTGCGGAAAGTGGTGATGTCGCCGGTGTACTCGGGAATGCCGACGGTGGGACAGGAAGACAGGACCGACCTGATGCCGACAGTCTCGTCGACGACCAGCGACCCTTCGCTAGCGCATCCGGAAAGCGCGGCAACGAGGGCAACAGCGGAAATCAGGCGGGTGCGAGAGCGCATAGAAAGGTAGTCCTTCGTTCTTCTGGTAGCTTCACAAGCGTCAACCACGCCCTAGCGGCGCGCGTCGCAAAGCGCTAGAGGGCGGCGCATGAACGCTCCCTTGCAAGCGCCCGAAACCGGGGACATCTCGAATTCGCAGGCCGAACGGCCAGCGCTGACGCTGCTTATTGCTGCCCCGCGGGGCTTCTGCGCAGGGGTGGATCGCGCCATCGAAATCGTCGAGCGGGCGATCCAGAAATACGGCGCGCCGGTCTATGTCCGCCATGAAATCGTGCACAATCGCTACGTGGTGGATTCGCTCAAGGAGCAAGGCGCGGTCTTCGTGGAGGAGCTGGACGAAGTGCCCGAGGGCGCACCGGTCGTCTTCAGCGCGCACGGCGTACCGAAGTCGGTCCCGGCGGAAGCCGAGCGGCGTGAGATGATCTATGTCGATGCGACCTGCCCATTGGTGAGCAAGGTCCATCGCCAGGCCGAAAGGCAGATCGAAAAGGGACGTCACATCATCTTTATCGGTCACGCCGGACATCCGGAGGTGATCGGGACGATGGGCCAGGTCGAAGAAGGGGAGATTACGCTCGTCGAAACGGTTGCCGACGTCGAGCAGCTCGAATTCGAACCCGGGATCGAGCTATCCTACCTGACGCAGACGACCCTTTCGGTCGACGACACGGCAGAAGTAATCGCCGCCCTTCATGAGCGATTCCCGGAAATTCACGGGCCGAAGGCAGAGGACATCTGCTACGCGACGTCCAACAGGCAGGCTGCGGTGAAGAGGATCGCGCCAGCCAGCGACCTCGTCCTTGTGATCGGTGCGCCCAATTCTTCCAATTCGCTGCGTCTGGTCGAAGTCGCAGAGCGGCTCGGCACGGATGCGCGCCTGATCCAGCGGGCCGAAGAAATAGATCCCAGCTGGCTCGACGGTGTCGGGACGCTGGGCCTGACCGCTGGCGCTTCTGCCCCCGAAAAGCTGGTGCGCGAAGTGGTCGAACGGATTTCCGAATGGCGCGAAGTGCACGAGGAAACCATCGTGGCAGCCGAAGAGAAAATGGTTTTCAAGCTCCCGCGCGAGCTGGCCGACTAGGAAATCGGAACAGTCCTGCATGGCCGTTTACACCCACCTCGGTGCCGAAGACCTGGCAGAACTGATCGCCCAATACGACGTGGGCGAACTGGTATCGGCGAAAGGCATCGCCGAAGGTGTTTCGAACAGTAACTGGCTTATCGAGACGACAGGCGGTGGCGATGGCGGCAAACGCTTCATCCTGACGATGTACGAACGCCGGATCGACATTTCCGAGCTGCCCTTCTTCCTCGGCCTGCTGGATCATCTAGCGGCAAACAATTGCCCTGTTCCCCGCACCATCCATGACAGGAGCGGCGGCGCATCGCGCGAAATCGATGGCAAGGCAGTGGCCCTCATCGAGTACCTCCCGGGGGTCTCGGTCGACCATCCTACGGCCTCGCAGGCACGGGCCGTCGGCATCGCCCTTGCCGAAATGCACCAGGCCTCGAAAAGCTACGACAAGACGCGTGCCAACGGGCTCGACATTTCGATGTCCCTGCACACATTGCAGAGCTGCGGCGAAGACGCGCTTTCGGCCATTGATGACGATCTACCGGACATGATCGCGGTCGCGCAGCGGGTCCGCGATGCCTGGCCATGGGACCTG from Altererythrobacter epoxidivorans encodes the following:
- the thrB gene encoding homoserine kinase, which codes for MAVYTHLGAEDLAELIAQYDVGELVSAKGIAEGVSNSNWLIETTGGGDGGKRFILTMYERRIDISELPFFLGLLDHLAANNCPVPRTIHDRSGGASREIDGKAVALIEYLPGVSVDHPTASQARAVGIALAEMHQASKSYDKTRANGLDISMSLHTLQSCGEDALSAIDDDLPDMIAVAQRVRDAWPWDLPRSICHTDLFPDNVLMLGSRVTGMIDFYFACEEAMAYDLAVTHAAWCFDRKGKTFSADIGAALLEGYESVRKLDDAERASLPVLAQGACLRFIASRAEDWLNTPDDALVSRKDPMDYARRLAFYAEASDRAFAFSA
- the ispH gene encoding 4-hydroxy-3-methylbut-2-enyl diphosphate reductase — protein: MNAPLQAPETGDISNSQAERPALTLLIAAPRGFCAGVDRAIEIVERAIQKYGAPVYVRHEIVHNRYVVDSLKEQGAVFVEELDEVPEGAPVVFSAHGVPKSVPAEAERREMIYVDATCPLVSKVHRQAERQIEKGRHIIFIGHAGHPEVIGTMGQVEEGEITLVETVADVEQLEFEPGIELSYLTQTTLSVDDTAEVIAALHERFPEIHGPKAEDICYATSNRQAAVKRIAPASDLVLVIGAPNSSNSLRLVEVAERLGTDARLIQRAEEIDPSWLDGVGTLGLTAGASAPEKLVREVVERISEWREVHEETIVAAEEKMVFKLPRELAD
- the argS gene encoding arginine--tRNA ligase: MSKTQTIYAAYGEKIAAVLAALETEGALPAGTSHANVTVEPPRDPSHGDLATNAAMVLAKQAKTNPRELAGKIVEKLSADPSVTSAEIAGPGFINLRLDPASWLAELGAIASSGDAYGSSSMGEGRSVNVEYVSANPTGPMHMGHCRGAVVGDALASLLGFAGHKVIREYYVNDAGSQVDTLARSAHLRYREALGEEIGEIPEGMYPGDYLVAVGQRLADNFGDKYVGKDESEWLALFKAEAVDAMMDQIRDDLALLGIRHDVFSSEAALQAAGKPEQAEAWLRQHDLVYDGVLEQPKGKVVDDWEPVELPLFRSTKFGDDQDRPIRKSDGKWTYFGADLAYHMQKAEDADELIDIWGADHAGTVKRIKAAVAALSEGSGKPIPFDVKLVQMVQLLRGGEPVKMSKRSGNFVTIADMVEEVGKDVVRFTMLTRKPEAQMDFDFAKVVEASKDNPVFYVQYANARIHSTLRKAAAEGFAPNADNLGLLGEEELALVKQAAQFPREVEAAAKAREPHRIAFYLYDLAGAFHAYWNLGNDRPDKRFIVAQDGDLTGARLFLAVQLGQVIRNGLRILGVEAVEEM